Below is a window of Bacteroides sp. DNA.
TTTTGTGTTATTACCATTGTACTATCGATTAAACTTAACCACCATTTATTCTTACTTGGAGGAACGTTTTGGTATGGCCTCCTATAAGACCGGTTCATTTTATTTTATACTTTCCCGGCTGATAGGAGCTTCTTTCAGGATGTTTCTCGTCGTAAATGTTTTGCAACTTTTTGTTTTTGATGCCTGGGGAATTCCTATGTGGTTTACTGTGGCCCTGTTCATGTTGCTGATCCTTTTATACACCTTTAAAGGGGGTATTAAAACCATTGTCTGGACCGATACCTTGCAGACGACCTTTATGATAACTGCCGTTATTATAACCATTATTATTGTTGCCAAAGCGCTTGGTATGAACTTCAGTGAGCTCATTTCAACCGTCCGGCAGGAGGGGTACACCAAAATGATTATTAATGACTATACGGATCCCCGTTTTTTTCTGAAACAGTTTTTTGCAGGGATATTTATTACTATTGTGATGACAGGCCTGGACCAGGATATGATGCAGAAGAACCTTAGCTGCCGAAATCTTAAGGATGCCAGGAAAAATGTGCTCACCTTCGGGATTATTCTGATCCCTGTTAATCTATTGTTCCTTTTTCTGGGCGCAGTATTATGGCTTTACGCCAATGCCCACGGAGTTACTTTTTTTCAGACCTCTGATGAGTTGTTTCCAACACTTGCCTTACAGCACCTGGGTTTGGTGGCCGGTTTGACCTTTTTCTTTGGCCTGATCTCAGCCGCTTATTCCAGTGCTGATGGAACCCTTACTGCCCTGACAACCACTTTCACTATTGATTTTCTTGGCCTGAAGCGTAAGCCCGGAATCACAGAGGAACATATCCGGAAAACCCGCTATTTAGTGCATATTGGTTTTGCAATTCTTGTAATGCTGATTATCCTGGGATACGGGGCCATTAACAATGAAGCTCTTATTTCCAAACTGTTTACTATTGCCGGATACACCTATGGGCCTTTGCTCGGGCTGTTTTTTTTCGGATTATATACAAAATTTCGGGTTAGGGATCGCTGGGTGCCTGTTGTAGCCATCCTTTCACCTGTCCTGAGTTATTTAATTTCTCTGAACTCCCAACGCCTGCTTTGGGGTTACAAATTTGGGTTTGAGATTCTAATCGTAAATGGTTTAATCACCTTTCTTGGTCTGCTGATTCTGTCCAAAAGAACAGCCAAAGATTAAATTCCTATCTTGGTCATTTCCAAATGATAATTTTTTTGAGGCTTAAAGTTCCCCTCAAAGCATTCATAATAGAATTTTGCCAAAGTTCTAAAAAAATATTTTATAATATGTTGATATATAGTCATATAAAAATAAGAATTTTTTTTTGCAAAAAAGTATCGACATGTATTCTGTATCTGAAAATGATTTAATTTTGTGGTGATTTTCAGGCTTTGGAATACTTCTGAGTTATCAGGGTTTTCAAGGATTTGAGAAATAAATGGCCTTAAAAAAACTAAAAACGCTCATTAAGAAATTAAATGAAAGCTTCCGAGCTTAACCGGGGGCCCCTGCTTGAAAGCAAGGAGGCCTCCATGGCCAATGAGACCGATGAACCTCCCAGCGGTTTATCCATTTCGAAGCCTGTTTTAAATACCTCTCCAGGTAGAACGGTAATTTCTGACCGTTCATTACGATTTCTTCGACATTTTTTCCCGGGTACCAGCCTAAAGGACTGGAGCAGTTGGCAGTGGCAGGTAAGAAATAGCTTCACCAGCCTTACAGCCCTTTCCAGAATAATGAACTTGGGAGAGAATGAAATCAAACCCCGCCCAGGGGTAAATGACAGTTTGCCATTGCGCATTACGCCCTATTATGCAAGCTTGCTCGATTGCAGTGACCCTGATCAGGCAATCCGGCGAACCGTTGTACCTGTATTTGATGAGTTTCTTGTCAGCCCCGGGGAAGCCTCTGATCCACTTTCAGAGGGGCATGACAGCCCTGTTCCCAATCTGGTTCACCGTTATCCTGATCGTGTTCTTTTCCTTTCCACAGGTTTTTGCTCCGCCTATTGCCGCTATTGTACGCGTTCGCATATGGTGGCGTCCGAAAAATGCCACGTGGGGCCTGCTGCCTGGCAGCAAGCCTTCCAGTATATCCGTGAGCATCCAGAGATCAGGGATGTCCTTATCTCCGGTGGAGATGTGTTAACCTTACCCGATGGTCATATTGAATATCTGCTGGCGTCCATAAGGGCAATCCCTCACGTTGAGATCATCAGGCTGGGGACAAAAGTTCCTGTGGTATTGCCTCAACGCATTACAAAAGCCCTTACTTCGATTCTCAGGAAGTATCATCCTATATTTATGAGCATCCATTTTACCCATCCTGATGAACTGACCCCAGAAGTCTCCCAGGCTTGCAACCGGCTGGCTGATGCGGGCATTCCCCTGGGGAGTCAAACTGTGCTGCTTAAGGGCATTAACGATGAGGTGATAACCATGCGGAAGCTTATGCAAGGTTTGCTGAAAATCAGGGTGCGGCCATATTACCTGTATCAGTGCGACCCGATCCTTGGCTCAGCGCATTTCCGCACCAGCGTCGAAAAAGGTTTGGAGATCATTGATGGCCTGAGGGGACATACCTCGGGCTACGCTGTACCCCATTATGTCATCGATGCGCCTGGTGGGGGAGGGAAGATTCCTTTGCTGCCTGATTATTTTCAGGGTAAAGAGAATGGACAAGTAATCCTGAGAAACTATGAAGGCAAACGGTTCTTTTATCCGAATATACTTTAATAGTTGAAATTGTGTTGGGCAAAAGTTGTTTAACTGATTTTGCTTAGTATTATCCAGACATTTCATCAGAAACCACAAAATCAGCTGTTATGTTCCGAATCCGAAGGGTTACCGATGACCTCTATCCCATGAATCGCCTGGCCGTTGAGCAGGTGAAGGAAATCATGCGGAGCCAGTTTTCTGCCGTTAAGGAAGAAAAGGTTCAGGCAATTTCCGAGCAACTACAAAACCCGCTAAAGTACCGTTTCCGTGCAACACTCTTTGTGGCCGAAAACAACAGTGGAAAAGTGAAGGGTTTCGCTTTACTGATGTATGCACCTGACAGGGCATTCTGTTTCCTTGATTTCATTGCCACCCGCAAGGAAGATGCCCCCGGGGGTATTGGGAGTGCCCTTTATGAGCGTTGCCGTGAAGAGGCAATCCTTCTGAAGGTCAAAGGGATCTTTATGGAATGCCTGCCCGATGACCAAGCCCTTTGCAATGAGGATGAACTCATTGCGCAAAATGCTGCCCGCCTTAAGTTTTATGAACGATTTGGTGCGAGGCCAATTTTGAATACCCTTTATGAAACCCCTGTTAAAGAAGGTAACACATGCCCACCCTATATGGTGTTCGATCCCCTGGATAAGCAAAACCTGCCTTCAGCAAAGTATCTTAAGTCAGTGGTGGATGCTATTCTTAACCGGAAGTATGGGGATTATTGCCCCAAGGAGTATATTTCTAAGGTGCTTGATTCTATTGTTGATGACCCAATTCAGCTGAGGCCTTTCAAATATTTCCGTGAGCCAGTGAACCGCTTTTTCAATGCTCCTTTTCATCAAGGGAAACCGGTTCCGCTTGTGTATAATGAACATCATGCAATTCATCATGTCAAAGAACGTGGCTATGTGGAGGCTCCTGTTAGGATTAGTTCTGTGTTAAAGGCGTTTGAAGGTACAGGTTTGGTAAGAACCTTGCCCGCCCAGTTTTTCCCGGAAAAACATATCCGCCAGGTGCACAACCCTGACCTGGTGGATTTTCTGAAAGAGGCAAGTGCGGCAACGCCTGAAGGACGCTCCATATATCCCTACATCTTTCCAATCCGAAACCCTGACCGGAAGCCCCGGGACCTGGAGATTCAGACAGGGTATTATTGTATAGATACCTTCACACCGATTCATCGGAATGTATGGGAGGCGGCAAGGGGGGCAGTGGATTGTGCCCTGACTTGTGCAGGCGAACTCCTGAATGGTGAGCCCCTTGCTTACGCATTGGTGCGCCCCCCCGGGCACCATGCTGAAACCCGCGTTTACGGAGGGTTCTGTTATCTCAATACTGCTGCCATCGCTGCAAATTACCTAAGCCAATACGGTAAAGTGGCCATTCTGGATGTGGATTATCACCATGGGAATGGTCAACAGGAAATCTTTTACAAGCGCAGCGATGTAATGACCCTTAGTTTGCATGGCCATCCTTCCACGACCTACCCATATTTCTCAGGCTATCGAAAAGAAAAGGGAGAAGGGGATGGTCTTGGCTTTAATCATAACTTTCCCCTTGAAGAAGGCATAAAAACCCAGGAATACCGAATGGTGCTTTCTGATGCGCTCCGCCTTGTGGAGAAATTTGAACCTGCCTTCCTGGTGGTCGCTTTCGGTATTGATACTGCAAAAGGTGACCCAACTGGATCTTTCAATTTTACATCCAAAGACTTCGAAAAGAACGGCCGGATGATTGGCAGCCTGCACATCCCTGCACTGGTGGTCCAGGAGGGAGGTTACCTCAACAGAACACTAGGCCCAAATGCCCAGCACTTTATCAAGGGCATTCACGATACGGTCTGGAACTAAGGCCTATTGTATGGAATGTACAACTTGAATTTCTTTTTTAAGGATGCAGAATGATTTCTTAAGAGATCTATTCTTGCAACCAGACTCTTGGGTTATTGATTGATTTTTTCCTCTTAATTAATTCTGGTAAATCTGTGTTTATAGGTTTTACTTACGATCTAAAAGATGATTACCTGGCCGAAGGATTCAGCGAGGAGGCGGCTGCTGAATTTGATGTGCCTGAAACCATTCAGGGTATCAGTGATGCCCTTGAAAGCCTTGGCCACCGAGTGGTACGCATTGGAAACGTTAAGGCATTGCTAAACCGTCTGCATCAGGGTGAACGCTGGGACCTTGTATTCAATATTTGTGAAGGCGTGCTGGGTAATGGCAGAGAAGCACAGGTGCCCGCCATCCTCGATATTTTTGATATCCCTTATGTCTTTTCCGATGCCCTGGTACTTGCCCTGACCCTCCATAAAGGGATGACCAAGCGCCTGATCCGCGACCTGGGCATACCAACTGCCCCTTTTGCCGTTGTGGAAATGGCAGCCGATATCCCAAGGGTTGATCTTCCCTATCCCTTGTTTGTTAAGCCTGTTTCTGAGGGCACCGGCAAGGGCATTGGACCAGATTCAAAGGTGAAGAACTTTGCTGAGCTGAAAGTCGTTTGCCTCGATCGCCTGGAGCGCTTCAGGCAGCCAGTGCTGGTAGAGACTTTCCTTCCCGGAAGGGAAATCACCGTGGGAGTCATAGGAAATGCTGAAAATGCAAAAGTCATTGGGATGATGGAAGTTATTTACAATCAGCATGAAAACACGGGTATTTATTCCTACCACAACAAGGCCCATTACGAGGATTACATTGAATACGTGGTCCCTGAAAGGGAACTTTATGACAAATGCAGCGAAGTGGCGCTTGCAGCCTGGCGTGGATTGGGTTGCCGCGATGGGGGGAGGGTAGACCTTCGCCTTGACCAGTATGGTGTTCCCAATTTCATGGAGGTGAACCCCCTTGCCGGTCTGAATCCTGTTCACAGCGACCTTCCTATCCTGGCAGCCCAGGCAGGAATCTCTTTCATTGATCTGATAAAATCTATTCTGGATGCTGCTAAACAGAGGATTTTTTTGAGAAGCTTTTAATTTTTTTGCATTTCTTAGCCTATTATGGCTAAATTTATGGTGTCTTTTCCCATGGCTTATGAAAAACTTCCTTTTTTTGCTTGTTTTTTTCTTGGGCGCAGTCATAGTTTCCATTCATTCTTGTAAGCATGAACCTATTGTGGTTGATGATGACGATGATGATCCAATTTTGAATGAATGCCATCCCGACACGATTTATTTTAGCCGCGATTTACTCCCCATACTAGCCAATAGCTGTGCCCGTTCCGGATGTCACGATGCCACAACACAGGCGGATGGTGTTCGGCTTACAGATTACGCCTCTGTTGTTGCTACTGCAGATGTTCGTCCTGGAAATCCCGGCGGAAGTGACTTGTATGAGGTCCTTATTGAAACGGATCTGGAAAAACGGATGCCTCCTCCGCCAAACGCACCCCTTACATCTGAACAAATTCAGATGTTTTTTACCTGGATTATGCAGGGAGCGCAAGACCTGACCTGCAATGAAGGTGAATGCGACCTGGAAAATGTAACGTTTTCCCAAACTGTT
It encodes the following:
- a CDS encoding sodium:solute symporter, with product GASLSGVTFMSVPGLVKDEQFSYMVLVLGYLVGYVVIAFVLLPLYYRLNLTTIYSYLEERFGMASYKTGSFYFILSRLIGASFRMFLVVNVLQLFVFDAWGIPMWFTVALFMLLILLYTFKGGIKTIVWTDTLQTTFMITAVIITIIIVAKALGMNFSELISTVRQEGYTKMIINDYTDPRFFLKQFFAGIFITIVMTGLDQDMMQKNLSCRNLKDARKNVLTFGIILIPVNLLFLFLGAVLWLYANAHGVTFFQTSDELFPTLALQHLGLVAGLTFFFGLISAAYSSADGTLTALTTTFTIDFLGLKRKPGITEEHIRKTRYLVHIGFAILVMLIILGYGAINNEALISKLFTIAGYTYGPLLGLFFFGLYTKFRVRDRWVPVVAILSPVLSYLISLNSQRLLWGYKFGFEILIVNGLITFLGLLILSKRTAKD
- a CDS encoding KamA family radical SAM protein, which codes for MKASELNRGPLLESKEASMANETDEPPSGLSISKPVLNTSPGRTVISDRSLRFLRHFFPGTSLKDWSSWQWQVRNSFTSLTALSRIMNLGENEIKPRPGVNDSLPLRITPYYASLLDCSDPDQAIRRTVVPVFDEFLVSPGEASDPLSEGHDSPVPNLVHRYPDRVLFLSTGFCSAYCRYCTRSHMVASEKCHVGPAAWQQAFQYIREHPEIRDVLISGGDVLTLPDGHIEYLLASIRAIPHVEIIRLGTKVPVVLPQRITKALTSILRKYHPIFMSIHFTHPDELTPEVSQACNRLADAGIPLGSQTVLLKGINDEVITMRKLMQGLLKIRVRPYYLYQCDPILGSAHFRTSVEKGLEIIDGLRGHTSGYAVPHYVIDAPGGGGKIPLLPDYFQGKENGQVILRNYEGKRFFYPNIL
- a CDS encoding c-type cytochrome domain-containing protein, translated to MKNFLFLLVFFLGAVIVSIHSCKHEPIVVDDDDDDPILNECHPDTIYFSRDLLPILANSCARSGCHDATTQADGVRLTDYASVVATADVRPGNPGGSDLYEVLIETDLEKRMPPPPNAPLTSEQIQMFFTWIMQGAQDLTCNEGECDLENVTFSQTVFPILQNNACVGCHSGASPSGGVLLDNYDAVATAANSGRLMGAIRHLSGYIPMPPSGNQISQCHIDQIQKWIDNGIPNN